The following DNA comes from Solea solea chromosome 6, fSolSol10.1, whole genome shotgun sequence.
AGAGGTAGATGGAGCAGTTCTGGTTTTATCAGGATCTTCAAGGGAATATCTCTGATCGAGAGTGTTCTGGTCTaacaagtgttgttttttggagTGTTTGAGTGGAGTCTCCCTCTTGGGTGATTTGGAGTCGTTATTCTCAGGTGTGTTCACATTTTGTTCATTCTCGTTTTCCCCAAATGAATCAGTAGGATGGATGattctctccctgtctctcagATGTTGTCTCACAGCCAAAAAGATGTGCGTGTAAAACCAAAGCATCAAAATTGAGGGTACGTAGAAGTTGAAGATGGCAGTAATAACCTTAAACCACGTGACAAAGCGGAAATCGGTGTCACACTTGTTCTCTTCCTCAGGTTTGAGGTCTACATGCGTGAAGGACCTCCATCCTAAAATCGGAATTATCCACATCATTGACAACAGCCAAGCTATGGAAATCATCACACTGGCTTTTCCTCTCGTTCGATACTTGAGGTACTTCAGCGGCTGCCTGACAGAGCGATACCGGTCCAAACACAGTATAAACAAGCTGAAAATTGAGGCTGTGCTTGCCACATAGTCCATAATCAGCCAAAACTGGCACACAGCCCGACCCAGCTTCCATTCATCGTCCAATAAATACACCAAGTTCAGAGGCATCACTGTGGTCCCTACAATCAGATCTGCCACAGACAGGCTGACAATGTAGAGGTTTCCCACAGTGTGAAggcttttctctttcttcacaGCGTAGAGGACGAGCAGGTTCATAAAAATggtgagcagagagagaagacCCAGAGAGACCCCCAGCAGGGCAGTGTGAAAACGGTCATGGAGGGTCAGGGTGTCATTGAGCCTCAGTGAGTCGCCATCAAGAAGCCCATTccagctgttgttgctgttattgaCGTAGCTCCTGGTGTTGAGCTGCGGAGGATCTGTGGTAGCTGACAGACCAGATTCCATCATAGTTGAGATGGACGCCCATAAATCCAGTCACATCACGTAAATCTTTTGGGCCGATGAGGTCGTACCACTTGTGGCGTAACGGCCAGTGGGCAAAAAGTAATCCTTTGAAAACGTAACGTGTTTGGTGTTGATCTGCCATCCATTTGGTATTTAAAGCCAAACACCTGGAAAACAGAAAGAACAATACAAACCTGTGCCTTAATTACAACAGGGAGAACttttaaacactgaaacacTTTTAACACGAAAGATGGTTCAGAATGCTCAGCATTCATTGGGTAATTGACATGTTTAATTAAATCGCTcctgctctttctctttcactgtcCAGCTGGCTTCCTTTAACACTCACACAAGGGGAAGGTGGCAAATCTGACTGTGTTATTGCAAAAAACAAGGCTGtacttctatctatctatctctctatctctctatctatgtCTGCTTACTCACACATGAAATACCCAGGAGGAACGAAAAAGCCAAATAGTCAGTGGACTGAAAGGCTTCTATTTTTTGTTCAGAAAGTGACTCACTCTGAACTGTCATCCTGGTTTAGATGTGAAAATGGATCAATGCTGCATGAAAGATTCAATATTTCTTTGCTCTTGAAAGCCTATATTTTTACACCTCCTTGGCTCCACCAATCCAATAACAAGGGAGTctggaaacacaaaatatagTGTGGAGAATGTATGGCTGTTGCACCTCCATCAATTTAGGggatttatatataaaaagaagCCTTGTGCAGATGCAAATATTGATGTCGCTCTCCTTATATACAGCTTATAGTGCTAATATCAATATTTAGGAAGCTTATTACTCATCGAATTCACAAAAAGTTACAAATcatgatgaatgatgatgaataatagagaaaagaaaaccctGACCTGTTGCGTGTTCTGTGCGTGAGAGAAGCACATGAGGTTTCTTATCACATCCAGGGCAGGAAATCATATTTATAGGACACTAACAGGTCAATGTGATTATCTCTAACGACCACTGTCTGTCCATTGAAACATGACGGAGTCTGTGTATTAACGTCACGTCGAAGCGGTGAGCGCAGGTCAGCAACCTGTTGTACTGCGACAGGTtcgttcataaaaataaaacaacaatcttGTCAGCGCTTATGCACGCTCctcacatttcatattttaaacaaatagataagtaaataaacaaataaacattaaaaggCATTTTGTAAATACTTTACCAGATCACAAATGTAAGTAAATGTCTCctcaatttcaaataaataaataagtacattGACTTACCACTGAACATCAATTCTCGAATTCCCAAGAGAGTCCGAGTGTATTCCAGCTTAATTGTCTCCTGAGTGGAAATCCGAAATCGAGGGACACGGACATGAGCTTGTATGAGAATGAAAAAGGTCTGTAGGTCTACCTTCCTCCAGCCTCCCCACTtcactcccctcctcctcctcaggctgCACACAGACTTTGGAGTTCACGTGAACAAGTA
Coding sequences within:
- the hrh1 gene encoding LOW QUALITY PROTEIN: histamine H1 receptor (The sequence of the model RefSeq protein was modified relative to this genomic sequence to represent the inferred CDS: substituted 1 base at 1 genomic stop codon), whose protein sequence is MXLDLWASISTMMESGLSATTDPPQLNTRSYVNNSNNSWNGLLDGDSLRLNDTLTLHDRFHTALLGVSLGLLSLLTIFMNLLVLYAVKKEKSLHTVGNLYIVSLSVADLIVGTTVMPLNLVYLLDDEWKLGRAVCQFWLIMDYVASTASIFSLFILCLDRYRSVRQPLKYLKYRTRGKASVMISIAWLLSMMWIIPILGWRSFTHVDLKPEEENKCDTDFRFVTWFKVITAIFNFYVPSILMLWFYTHIFLAVRQHLRDRERIIHPTDSFGENENEQNVNTPENNDSKSPKRETPLKHSKKQHLLDQNTLDQRYSLEDPDKTRTAPSTSHRRVVVTCQQTALLTMSTQRLRMTQKAHKCALIPKDKQPDAAIPLTQQPVLQDTNCTERNCEHRLQTSLNECHVTMPNSVSGVCDISQVSDVQRYTSVLYSHYDPSQALPWTDQEVDDAKLDPDSAATLRRSWQKFIDQSRQRIQSLRIHKEHKAAKQLGFIIAAFLLCWIPYFIAFMVMAFCRECVHHDLHMFTIWLGYINSTLNPFIYPLCNGNFKRVFKNILNIRL